The following is a genomic window from Caproiciproducens sp. CPB-2.
AGCTGTAAAAATCGGTTCGTGTTTCTTCTTATTACGGAAACGGCAGTCCGCCGCGGTGCTGCGCCGCGGCGGTTTGCCGTAAAGACAATCGGGTCAATACGTCAGCTTAATTTCCATTCCTGGAAGCGCTGGTAGACGGCGTCGTAATTGTCGACCCACCATTTTACATCGTAGTAGACCTGATTTTTTACCTTTTCCGGTGAGGACGCCAGCTTGTCGACCTGTTCCTGCGTCATAAGCTTGTAGGCGTCCGTGTTGCAGGGAGCGTTGCCGGGGTACTCGATCGCGTAGTCTGCCACAACCTGCGCGGAGGTCGCGAATGCGATGAAGTCGTTTGCCATCTCAACGTTTTTCGAGCCTTTCCCGATCACCCAGGAATCGCTGGTGATGATCGCCTGATTCCAGTCATATTCCACCGGCTGGCCCTCTTCCTTTGCCTTGATGATACGTCCCGCCCAGACCTCGCCGAGCGGGTTGTCGCCGCTGGAAACCAGCTGGACGGACTGGGAACCGGAATCCCAGAAGGTCTGGATGTCTTTTTTATGCGCGTCCAGATATTTGAAGGCCCGGTCCACATCGAGCGGATACATTTCGTCGATCGAAACGCCGTCCGCCATCAACACCGCTTCCAGCATGGACATCGGGTTGGAGTACAGCGTGCGGCTGCCGGGAAATTTCGCGGTGTCAAAGAATTCCGTCCAGTTTTTCGGCCGGTTCGATTCGGAGAATTGATTCGTATTCCACGAAATACAGATCGCGGACATTTCCGACGGCACGGAATATTCCGTTATGAAGTTCTCAACCAGACCGTCTTTTTTGATGACATTGAAGTCGAGCTTTTCGAATAAGCCCTCTTTTTCACCGCGGAAAGCAAAGTCCGTGTCAACGTCCCATACGTCGACCTCCATTTTTCCCGCCTGAACCGCTGCTTTTACCTTTGCGGGGCTCGGATCGGTATCTTCCACGATGGTGCAGCCGGTCTCTTCGGCAAACTTATCGAAGATCGTTTTTTTCTGTGCCGCCTGAATCGCGCCGCCCCAGCTGCAGACCGTCAGGGTTTTTCCGGCCCATTTTTTCCCGCTGGACGCTCCGGCGGCGGATGCGGAACCCGCTGCGGAGGATGTGGCGGTCTGGCTGCCGCCGCAGGCGGTCAGGGAAAGGAAAATGGTTCCGATCATTACAGCGGAAAGGACCCGGATCCCTTTTTTCGCATTTGCACTCTTTTTCATCGTTGTAGCCTCCTCTTGTTTCGACAGAATGTGGTTCTCCTCTATATAGAACATAGACAGTTAAGCGCAAAAGACCTGTTTCAGGGCTTTACCTGAACAATATCCTCTTCCGAAATGCCGAGCAGCACTTCGTCACCCACGTCTAAGGACAGCGCATAGCTGGTAAATACCTTGACTTTCAGATGGTGCCCGTTCGTCAGGCGGACCTTCAGCTTCAGACAGTCTCCGATATAAACGCACTGCTCGACAATCCCCCTGAACTTCAGTCCGCCGTAGGAATCGTCGACCAGATTGATTTTTTCCGGCCGGATCACAATGTTGACCGTATCGTCCTCCGCATAGCTCCGCGTCTGGTCCGGGGCCGGGATCACCAGCCCGTGAACGCCGATCTTTCCTTTTCCGGCGGCATCGACGGAAACCACCGGGCAGGGGATCACGTTTGCTTCTCCGATAAATTTGGCACAGAATACGGACGCCGGTTTTTCGTATATTTCCACGGGCGTTGCGACCTGCTCGATCATGCCGTCCTTCATAATGCAGACCTTGGACGCCATGGTCAGGGCTTCCTCCTGATCGTGCGTGACGGAAACCGTGGTGATGCCCAGCTCCCGGTGAATTTCCTTGATTTCCAGCTGCATCTGTTTTCTCAGCTGTTTGTCAAGCGCGGCCATCGGTTCGTCCAGCAGAAGGATCAGCGGATCGAACACCAGTGCTCTGGCCAGCGCGACACGCTGCTGCTGGCCGCCGCTGAGTTCCCGGGGATAACGCGACGCGTATTCCGACAGGCGTACCCGCTTGAGAACGGCGTCGATTTTTTCCCTGCGTTCCTTCTTTGCCATTTTTCGCACGCTCAGCGGGTATTCCACATTTTTATACACCGTCATATGTGGAAACAGCGCGTAGTTCTGGAACAGCATCCCGATATTGCGCTTATGAATCGGCGTTCTGGAAATGTCGTTCCCGTTGATGAGGATTTTTCCTTTGGAGGGGTCCTCAAATCCGGCGATCATCTTCAGCAGCGTGGTTTTTCCGGCGCCGCTCGGCCCCAGAATCGTCAGGAATTCCCCGTCCTGAATTTCAATATTGACGTCCCTGATGACATTTGCCAGCTTATAGCGTTTATCGATGTTTTCCATTTTGATATTGGCACCCATCTGTCCGATACCTCCTGACTTATCAAAAATTGTAATCCTGAATCCGGCCCGCCGGGCCGCCGCGGAGATAGGAAAAGGGCGCAGATGAACGGTTTGTTCATAAGCGCCCTTGCTAACTTCACAAATGATTCAAATGAATTCAGATTGTTTCCGAGACCTCTTTCAGAATTTCGAAGGCTGCGTCGCAGTTCTTTTCCGTCAGAATCAGCGGCGGAATCAGGCGGATAACGCGGTCGCCGATCAGCGTGACCAGCATCTTACGGTCAAAACAGCCGTGCTTGATTTCCAGCCCGACCGGCCCGTCGTACTCGATGCCGATCAGGAGGCCCTTGCCCCGGACCTCTTTTACATGGGGAAGCGTGCGGAGCTTTTCCGTAAGGTAACGGCCCATTTTCTTTGCGTTGCCGGCCAGATCCCGGTCGATCAGCTCGGTTACCTGCGCGAGCGAGGCCGCGCAGCAGACGGCGTTGCCGCCGTAGGTGGTCCCGTGGGAGCCCATGGTAAAGGCCTTTGCGATTTCCGCGCTGGTAACGATGGCGGAAATCGGCATCCCGCCGCCCATCGCCTTGGCCATGGAGAGAATATCCGGCTTTACCCCGTATCCCATAAAGGCCATGACGTCCCCCGTTCTGCACCAGCCGGTCTGTACCTCGTCAAACAGCAGCAGCAGCCCCTTTTCATCGCAGAGGGAACGCAGCCCCTTCAAAAACTCCGGGGTTGCGGGAATGACGCCGCCCTCTCCCTGAATCGGCTCGACCATAATGGCGATGGTGTCCTCGGTTACCTGGGACCGGAACGATTCCAGATCGTTGTAATCCGCGTAGGTGAAGCCCGGAAGTATCGGCTTGAACCCGATCTGGCAGGCGTTGTCCGGCTGACCGGTTGCCGACATGGAGCCGTAGGTCCTGCCGTGGAAGCCTTTTTTCGCGGTGATGATGTGGTATTTGTTCTTTCCGTATTTTTCGACCCCGTATTTTCTTGCCATTTTTATCATCGCTTCGTTTGCTTCGGTTCCGGTGCTCTGATAAAAAATCTTGTCAAAACCCAGTGTGGTGCAGATTTTTTCGGCAAGCAGCGCCTGCGGCAGGGTGTACGGATAGTTGAAGGTATGGATCACGTCGCCGACCTGGTCCCGAACGGCCGCTACGACCTTTTCGTTGCAGTTGCCCGCACTGTTCACCGCGATTCCGCCGTAAAAATCAAGGTACGCTTCGCCCTTCTCATTGTAAAGGTACATGTCTTTCGCGCGCTCACAGACGAAGTTATAGCGCTCGTAGGTGTCGATCATATACTTTTTGACCAGAGCCTTCACATCTTCCGCCGTTTTACCATACTCACTCAGTTTCATTGCTTCTCATTTCCCTCCGATTTTATTAGGTCGCTGAAAAATTCACGGATCGATATGCAGTCGTTTAGGGTCGATTTGAATAATAATTGATAATTTCCTGCATATAAGCGAAGGCGCTCTGACGGTTAAAGTCAGAACGCCTTTGTTCTCTGTTTTTATTCATCACTGTGCTTTATATGTGATTATTATAGCGGTTACATGGGATCGTGTCAATAGCGTTTAGGTGGGAATGCTTACAAATAAGTAGGATATCTGTTTCCAAAAATGATGCAAGATAACAAAACGCTTTTTATAAATGAATGATCAGTACGGAGAAAATTCATTTAACTTTATAGTATTCATTGTGATGTAAATTAGTACGACATTTTTAAAATGGAGAATACATCCTCTTTTGAAAGGGGCTGGAACCCTCCGACCCGTCCGCTGCCGGCCGCCTGTTCCGCCATTGGCTCCAGAAGGTCAAAAGGAATCCCCAGTTCGCTCAGATGTTTCGGCAGGCCCAGCGCTTCGAAGAAGCTCTCCGTTTTTTCAATGGCCTGCTGTGCCAGCACTTCCTGCGGAAGGCCGGCAGTAAGGTTCCACACATTGACACCGTATTCCGCGAAATACGGAAGGTTTTCCGAAAATCCGCACACAAAGCGCATCCAGCTCGGCGTCAATACGGCAAGGCCGACGCCGTGTGTGATATCGTAATGCGCGCTGAGCACATGCTCGATGGGGTGTACCGTCCACCGGCGTTCCGTCCCGTAGGTGATCAGGTCGTTGATCGCGAGGGAGGAAGCCCACATGAGGTTGGCGCGCGCTTCATAATTCTCCGGATCGGTCATCGCTTTCGGTCCGTAATGCAGACACGTTTTCAGCAGAGCCTCGCAAAACCGTCTTTGGAGATAAACGCCGGGGGTTTTTACAAAGTAGCTTTCAAGCACATGGCTGAAAATATCCGCCGTTCCGGAAGCGGTCTGGTATTTCGGAACCGTGTAGGTGTATTCCGGGTCCATGACGGCGAAGCGCGGGCGCAGGCCGTCATGGCTCGTCGCAAGCTTCTCGTTCGTAGCCATGTTGGATATCACGGCGATCCGGTCCATTTCCGAGCCGGTCGCCGCAATGGTGAGCACGGCGGCAATGGGGAGAACCTTGCCGATCTTATCAGGATGCAGCACTAAGTCCCATGCGTCGCCGTCATAATTTGCCGCGGCCGCCACAACCTTCGCGCAATCGATGCTGCTGCCGCCGCCGATCGCGAGGACCGTGTCGATTCCATTCTCTTTGCACAGCTGTGCGCCGGCGCGTACCGTGTCGATCCTGGGGTTCGGCTCAACGCCGCCAAGCTCCCAGTAAGCGATTTTCGCATCGGCAAGCAGCCGTACAACGGTGTCGTAAAGTCTCGCCCGCTTGATGCTGCCGCCGCCGTAAACAAGCAGTACGCTGTTTCCATAGCGGAGCAGTTCATCTGAAAGAGCGGAAATCTGGCCCTTTCCAAAAAATATTTCTGTCGGGATCGAGTATTTAAAATTCAGCATTCAGAGAGTTCCTTTCCTGAAAATATGGTTTTGTCAATGGTCCGTTCCGTGCTTTTGAAACGCACAGTCGGGAACCGCCGTCATTTTGCTGATAGTTGACATAAAAAGGCATTTTTCACAGTCCAAAAGCAATGAAACCCCTTGCTTTTCATCGCTTCAGTATCACTTTGTTTTATTCAAGCAGGGGCGGCGGCATCCTTTTTTATACCTAAAAATTTTTTCAAAAAAAAAGAGCGTATCAGGAAATTTCCTTGATACGCTCCGTTGCGGTTTCAACTATTATGCATCCTTGCTTTGCATTTGTCAAGAGCTGTCGCTCAATATAAAAAAGAACATTCGCTTCTTTTAGCCGGATTCATGGTTACGCTTCCCCGGCCGGGATTGCAAGATAAGAGAATCAGTGCAGAAATATATAATCGACTATTCTCATTTTGGATGTTATGATCATTCTATAGAATCAATCCGGGGCACAGGACCGGATCATTAAAGGAGGCAGTCCTGATGGAAAAGGAAAGGTATCAGCAGTTATTGGTCAGTTTGGAGAAAGACGCCAAAACAGAAATATTGGAGAATGGGGCGGCGGTTGAAATTCGCAGCTGCTATGACTGTGCAAGGGGGAAAATGGACCCTCTGCTGAAACAGGAGCTGGGGCAGACCTTCATCGGCTATCTTACGCAGGTAAGAATGCAGGAAGCCATCAAACTGGCGGGCGTAACCCGCCTTTCCATCAAAGAAATAGCGGAGCACACCGGATATTCCAACCCCACCTATTTTTGCCGCGTGTTCAAGAAGTTTACCGGACAGACGATCGGCGGGTACCGGGAAAGCAACACCGAATAGCGGCTGCTGTTTCGGGCCGAAAAGCCGACGCTGCGAACTGTAAAATCCGGGAAAAGAGGATGGATTCGGACGCGATTAAGGTGATTTAGTGCCAGAAATATGTTCAAGTATCACAAATTTTGTTGGAAAAGTCAGGCTCAAAATGATTGACAATACAATAAATCTATGTTAACATG
Proteins encoded in this region:
- a CDS encoding aspartate aminotransferase family protein; this translates as MKLSEYGKTAEDVKALVKKYMIDTYERYNFVCERAKDMYLYNEKGEAYLDFYGGIAVNSAGNCNEKVVAAVRDQVGDVIHTFNYPYTLPQALLAEKICTTLGFDKIFYQSTGTEANEAMIKMARKYGVEKYGKNKYHIITAKKGFHGRTYGSMSATGQPDNACQIGFKPILPGFTYADYNDLESFRSQVTEDTIAIMVEPIQGEGGVIPATPEFLKGLRSLCDEKGLLLLFDEVQTGWCRTGDVMAFMGYGVKPDILSMAKAMGGGMPISAIVTSAEIAKAFTMGSHGTTYGGNAVCCAASLAQVTELIDRDLAGNAKKMGRYLTEKLRTLPHVKEVRGKGLLIGIEYDGPVGLEIKHGCFDRKMLVTLIGDRVIRLIPPLILTEKNCDAAFEILKEVSETI
- a CDS encoding ABC transporter ATP-binding protein, encoding MGANIKMENIDKRYKLANVIRDVNIEIQDGEFLTILGPSGAGKTTLLKMIAGFEDPSKGKILINGNDISRTPIHKRNIGMLFQNYALFPHMTVYKNVEYPLSVRKMAKKERREKIDAVLKRVRLSEYASRYPRELSGGQQQRVALARALVFDPLILLLDEPMAALDKQLRKQMQLEIKEIHRELGITTVSVTHDQEEALTMASKVCIMKDGMIEQVATPVEIYEKPASVFCAKFIGEANVIPCPVVSVDAAGKGKIGVHGLVIPAPDQTRSYAEDDTVNIVIRPEKINLVDDSYGGLKFRGIVEQCVYIGDCLKLKVRLTNGHHLKVKVFTSYALSLDVGDEVLLGISEEDIVQVKP
- a CDS encoding ABC transporter substrate-binding protein codes for the protein MKKSANAKKGIRVLSAVMIGTIFLSLTACGGSQTATSSAAGSASAAGASSGKKWAGKTLTVCSWGGAIQAAQKKTIFDKFAEETGCTIVEDTDPSPAKVKAAVQAGKMEVDVWDVDTDFAFRGEKEGLFEKLDFNVIKKDGLVENFITEYSVPSEMSAICISWNTNQFSESNRPKNWTEFFDTAKFPGSRTLYSNPMSMLEAVLMADGVSIDEMYPLDVDRAFKYLDAHKKDIQTFWDSGSQSVQLVSSGDNPLGEVWAGRIIKAKEEGQPVEYDWNQAIITSDSWVIGKGSKNVEMANDFIAFATSAQVVADYAIEYPGNAPCNTDAYKLMTQEQVDKLASSPEKVKNQVYYDVKWWVDNYDAVYQRFQEWKLS
- a CDS encoding helix-turn-helix domain-containing protein, which translates into the protein MEKERYQQLLVSLEKDAKTEILENGAAVEIRSCYDCARGKMDPLLKQELGQTFIGYLTQVRMQEAIKLAGVTRLSIKEIAEHTGYSNPTYFCRVFKKFTGQTIGGYRESNTE
- a CDS encoding iron-containing alcohol dehydrogenase, producing the protein MLNFKYSIPTEIFFGKGQISALSDELLRYGNSVLLVYGGGSIKRARLYDTVVRLLADAKIAYWELGGVEPNPRIDTVRAGAQLCKENGIDTVLAIGGGSSIDCAKVVAAAANYDGDAWDLVLHPDKIGKVLPIAAVLTIAATGSEMDRIAVISNMATNEKLATSHDGLRPRFAVMDPEYTYTVPKYQTASGTADIFSHVLESYFVKTPGVYLQRRFCEALLKTCLHYGPKAMTDPENYEARANLMWASSLAINDLITYGTERRWTVHPIEHVLSAHYDITHGVGLAVLTPSWMRFVCGFSENLPYFAEYGVNVWNLTAGLPQEVLAQQAIEKTESFFEALGLPKHLSELGIPFDLLEPMAEQAAGSGRVGGFQPLSKEDVFSILKMSY